The following proteins are encoded in a genomic region of Ornithodoros turicata isolate Travis chromosome 6, ASM3712646v1, whole genome shotgun sequence:
- the LOC135398896 gene encoding nucleoside diphosphate kinase 6-like: protein MCLTRQLQLTLAILKPDVCKVPIKLEAVRQLILDHDFTFVKTKVACYTREQMEMFYAEHKDRFFFNRLTSYMSSSPISAHILAKENAIKEWRTLLGPTKVFQAIYEAPHSIRARYGLTDTRNAGHGSDSEEAADREIQFFFPEFNKEKWYSEEEFAFRLHKLCFDKECCVHVPDTKQLSDVQRG from the exons ATGTGCCTCACGCGCCAGCTGCAGCTGACGTTAGCTATCCTGAAGCCAGACGTATGCAAAGTTCCCATTAAACTGGAG GCGGTGCGACAATTAATTTTGGACCATGACTTCACCTTTGTGAAAACAAAAGTGGCATGTTATACCAGGGAACAAATGGAGATGTTCTACGCCGAACACAAGG atcGATTCTTCTTCAATAGATTGACTTCGTATATGTCAAG TAGCCCCATATCAGCCCACATTCTTGCAAAAGAAAATGCTATTAAGGAATGGCGAACGCTTCTCGGTCCAACAAAGGTGTTCCA GGCAATCTACGAAGCTCCACATTCAATTCGAGCACGGTACGGATTGACAGACACCAGGAATGCCGGTCATGGCTCAG ACTCTGAAGAAGCAGCCGATCGTGAAATCCAATTCTTCTTCCCAGAGTTTAACAAGGAGAAATGGTACAGCGAAGAAGAGTTTGCATTCCGGCTACACAAACTCTGCTTTGACAAAGAATGTTGTGTTCATGTTCCGGACACAAAACAGTTAAGTGACGTGCAACGTGGTTAA